Proteins from a single region of Pongo pygmaeus isolate AG05252 chromosome 3, NHGRI_mPonPyg2-v2.0_pri, whole genome shotgun sequence:
- the LOC129035314 gene encoding LOW QUALITY PROTEIN: collagen alpha-1(II) chain (The sequence of the model RefSeq protein was modified relative to this genomic sequence to represent the inferred CDS: deleted 2 bases in 1 codon; substituted 1 base at 1 genomic stop codon), protein MGPQHGTGPDPSPLCHWPPTAGGGAGGTGAPAFGLQGIWVPLAVGDRRGPRGQGASVGPPGQPRQGARGKGQEALAWTRYGGNSPHGRGQNRLEGPGVQVCCSRARRARGCPHPGQRHHVVLQRSGSGLIGGTEDPAGLAXPPGAGRPPHGHSKGRDQRGPEVGGLHPPSPCCSPPPYHPFQRCPRRWEGCERRPHLDCSGCPASC, encoded by the exons ATGGGGCCCCAGCATGGCACAGGGCCAGACCCATCCCCTCTTTGTCACTGGCCACCTACTGCGGGGGGAGGGGCTGGAGGAACCGGGGCACCTGCGTTTGGCCTGCAGGGAATCTGGGTCCCGCTGGCTGTGGGTGACCGCAGAGGGCCACGCGGGCAGGGTGCATCCGTGGGCCCCCCAGGCCAACCTCGTCAGGGTGCGAGGGGGAAGGGCCAGGAAGCCTTAGCCTGGACCAGGTATGGTGGGAACAGTCCACACGGGAGGGGCCAGAACCGTCTAGAAGGCCCTGGCGTACAGGTCTGCtgcagcagagccaggagagcacGGGGGTGCCCACATCCAGGGCAGAGGCACCACGTGGTGCTGCAGCGGTCGGGGTCAGGCCTGATTGGTGGCACTGAGGACCCTGCAGGCTTGGCCTGACCTCCGGGAGCTGGGCGTCCTCCACATGGTCACAGCAAAGGCAGGGACCAGAGGGGGCCAGAGGTG GGGGGGCTGCACCCACCCTCTCCTTGCTGCTCCCCTCCCCCTTACCACCCCTTCCAGCGATGTCCACGCAGATGGGAGGGTTGTGAGAGGCGTCCACACCTGGACTGCAGTGGCTGCCCAGCTTCCTGCTAG